One Thiocapsa bogorovii DNA segment encodes these proteins:
- a CDS encoding type II toxin-antitoxin system RatA family toxin: protein MAIVRKSALVPYSASQMFDLVYDVGSYPKFLPWCDKTRVISETDEKICGQIEVARMGIRQTFSTCNRFERDRRMDIDLLDGPFRKLVGGWRFIPLREDASKVELELEFEFSGHLIDKAFGAVFHQIANTLVDAFCRRAEEVYGD from the coding sequence GTGGCTATCGTTAGAAAAAGTGCTCTGGTGCCTTACTCGGCATCGCAGATGTTCGACCTCGTCTACGATGTCGGCTCATACCCGAAGTTCCTGCCGTGGTGCGATAAGACGCGCGTCATTTCCGAGACCGACGAGAAGATCTGCGGCCAGATCGAGGTGGCCCGCATGGGGATTCGCCAGACCTTCAGCACCTGTAATCGGTTCGAGCGAGATCGGCGGATGGACATCGATCTGCTCGACGGCCCCTTCCGAAAACTCGTCGGTGGATGGCGTTTCATCCCGTTGCGCGAGGATGCCTCCAAGGTCGAGCTTGAGCTGGAGTTCGAGTTTTCCGGACATCTGATCGACAAGGCCTTCGGAGCTGTTTTTCACCAGATCGCCAATACACTGGTGGATGCCTTTTGTCGGCGTGCCGAAGAGGTCTATGGTGACTGA
- a CDS encoding RnfH family protein, which produces MVTDYLKVSVAYVGENDQVLRPLEVRIGATVRQAIEQSAVLSRCPEIDLAVNQVGIFGKLAKLDQVLEDGDRIEIYRPLIADPKEARKRRASEGKVMRKGGTDADSSAGT; this is translated from the coding sequence ATGGTGACTGACTATCTGAAGGTGTCCGTGGCCTATGTCGGTGAGAACGACCAAGTGCTTCGTCCCCTCGAGGTGCGCATCGGCGCGACGGTGCGTCAGGCGATCGAGCAATCCGCCGTGCTCTCGCGCTGTCCCGAGATCGATCTGGCCGTCAACCAAGTCGGCATTTTCGGAAAGCTGGCCAAATTAGATCAGGTCTTGGAGGATGGCGATCGCATCGAGATCTATCGCCCCTTGATTGCCGACCCCAAGGAAGCGCGTAAACGACGCGCATCGGAAGGGAAGGTCATGCGCAAAGGCGGTACGGATGCAGATTCAAGTGCCGGGACCTGA
- a CDS encoding outer membrane protein assembly factor BamE translates to MRKLVYFSILGFLVTLAMGGCSRDKKPEEYRGSVLEDLPFVYKMTVQQGNIITEEMVDRLELGMNKRQVQFLLGTPLLTDFFQTNRWDYTYTIQRGHDPMEIRYLTLYFQEDDSLARIEGDIRPNPARAESREPQEMVVSVPDYKERKGLITRGLETIGLEPKN, encoded by the coding sequence ATGCGAAAGTTGGTCTATTTCTCGATCCTCGGCTTCCTGGTCACGCTCGCGATGGGCGGCTGCTCCCGTGACAAAAAGCCCGAAGAGTACCGGGGCTCTGTCCTGGAAGATCTCCCATTTGTCTATAAGATGACGGTGCAACAAGGCAATATCATCACCGAGGAGATGGTCGATCGCCTGGAGCTCGGGATGAACAAGCGCCAGGTCCAATTTCTGTTGGGTACGCCCCTGCTGACGGACTTCTTCCAGACCAATCGCTGGGACTACACCTATACGATCCAGCGCGGGCACGATCCCATGGAGATCCGCTACCTGACGCTCTATTTTCAGGAAGATGATAGCCTTGCGCGTATCGAGGGCGATATTCGCCCGAACCCGGCGCGCGCGGAGTCGAGAGAACCGCAGGAAATGGTCGTGTCTGTTCCCGACTACAAGGAACGCAAAGGTCTGATCACACGCGGTTTGGAAACGATCGGCTTGGAGCCGAAGAACTAG
- the fur gene encoding ferric iron uptake transcriptional regulator, translating to MEIEQIKQAGLKVTAPRVAILAILENCGKRHLSAEDVYKELLNNGEEIGLATVYRVLTQFEGAGLVCRRHFETGQSVFELNSGDHHDHLVCVKCGKVVEFCDPIIEERQSKIAEERNFRIEDHSLVLYGICAECEKTKRR from the coding sequence TTGGAAATCGAGCAGATCAAACAGGCGGGTCTCAAGGTCACCGCACCCAGGGTCGCGATCCTCGCCATTCTAGAGAACTGCGGTAAGCGCCACCTGAGCGCCGAGGATGTCTACAAGGAGCTCCTCAACAACGGCGAGGAGATCGGGCTTGCGACCGTCTACCGCGTCTTGACCCAGTTCGAGGGGGCGGGGCTCGTGTGTAGGCGTCACTTCGAGACCGGGCAGTCGGTCTTCGAGCTCAACAGCGGAGACCACCACGACCATCTGGTCTGCGTCAAATGCGGCAAGGTCGTGGAGTTTTGCGACCCGATCATCGAAGAGCGCCAGTCCAAGATCGCCGAGGAGCGCAACTTCCGGATCGAGGATCACTCGCTCGTACTCTACGGCATCTGCGCGGAGTGCGAGAAGACGAAGAGGCGTTGA